In Torulaspora globosa chromosome 1, complete sequence, a genomic segment contains:
- the PTC6 gene encoding type 2C protein phosphatase PTC6 (ancestral locus Anc_6.353) — protein MVKLCQVGELSAKFDCVGSRWRRPGLAVRELKLQEEVAVRGPVGALQGAGCVAMGRTQSFIHLKPANVAARAALADKSLMLRVHLRKFPSVIGHSSNRISRRYNEDTYSINMLKLPSLAEEMALARQEGLIGEWKKSVLNISIFDGHGGEGRVSRLLADNLHQAIVEAAPSQERLFELLRQYRELIGGEYWEKVYENREAFYQKFIRNCNTKQEQVLYKSGNSGPRMIFDKWGNVIDKRSLLHEHERLRLYYSYLKFDLECCCGYSERELPLETRLKKFPGGSTASSVFVSPYEEHLSFDESFFVAPSGLLKLVVTQVGDTKIILCDQNGIAHSLTKVHHASSSRESERIKSNSSFQRDSFGDTRFLNSFANTRSFGDLVGKAEGLTSEPDIYSYLIGSTLDLPHSERSKLQFGGDECFVCLITDGVSDVMSDQELADLITSTVNLRGLKVASPQFVADEVIKYIMAVGDRHADNATCVILRLPNWGNWPNVDRTGAAREAKLLDASHGDRTDD, from the coding sequence ATGGTGAAGTTGTGCCAAGTCGGTGAACTTAGTGCTAAATTTGACTGTGTGGGCAGTCGCTGGCGACGACCAGGGTTAGCAGTAAGAGAGCTgaaacttcaagaagaggtgGCCGTGAGAGGTCCCGTTGGTGCGTTGCAGGGTGCTGGATGTGTAGCGATGGGTCGTACGCAGTCGTTTATCCACTTGAAGCCAGCCAACGTCGCGGCGAGAGCAGCGCTGGCGGACAAGTCGCTAATGCTGAGAGTTCACCTCAGGAAGTTTCCTAGTGTGATCGGTCACAGCTCGAATCGGATCAGCAGACGGTATAACGAGGACACGTACTCGATCAACATGTTGAAACTGCCCTCTTTGGCGGAGGAGATGGCGCTGGCGAGACAGGAAGGGCTGATCGGCGAGTGGAAAAAGTCAGTTCTGAACATCTCGATCTTCGATGGCCACGGTGGCGAGGGCAGAGTGTCAAGGCTGCTTGCTGACAATCTGCATCAGGCGATCGTAGAAGCGGCGCCGTCACAGGAGCGCCTGTTCGAGCTGTTGCGGCAGTACAGAGAGCTGATCGGAGGAGAGTACTGGGAAAAGGTGTACGAGAACCGGGAAGCGTTTTACCAGAAGTTCATCAGGAATTGCAACACTAAGCAGGAGCAGGTTCTCTACAAATCCGGGAACTCGGGACCCAGGATGATCTTCGACAAATGGGGCAACGTCATCGATAAGAGGAGCTTGTTGCACGAGCACGAGCGACTGCGACTGTATTATTCGTATCTTAAGTTTGATCTGGAGTGCTGCTGCGGGTACAGCGAAAGGGAATTGCCTCTAGAGACcaggctgaagaagtttcCGGGCGGCTCTACAGCCTCTTCGGTATTCGTTTCACCCTACGAGGAACATCTGTCCTTTGACGAGTCCTTCTTCGTTGCACCAAGCGGTCTGCTGAAACTTGTCGTGACCCAGGTCGGCGATACGAAGATTATACTGTGCGACCAGAATGGGATAGCTCACAGCCTAACCAAAGTGCACCACGCTTCGTCGTCAAGAGAGAGCGAGCGGATCAAGTCGAATTCCTCATTCCAGAGGGACTCGTTTGGCGACACTCGGTTTCTGAACAGCTTTGCTAACACCAGGTCCTTCGGGGATCTGGTGGGAAAGGCGGAAGGGCTGACCAGCGAACCGGACATCTACTCCTACCTGATCGGTAGCACGCTGGATCTCCCTCATTCGGAGCGCTCCAAGTTACAGTTTGGCGGCGACGAGTGCTTCGTCTGTCTAATCACCGACGGGGTCTCTGATGTCATGTCCGACCAGGAGCTTGCCGATCTGATAACCTCGACGGTCAACCTGCGAGGGCTGAAGGTCGCCTCGCCGCAGTTCGTCGCAGACGAAGTGATCAAATACATCATGGCTGTCGGAGACAGACACGCAGACAACGCTACCTGCGTCATCCTGAGACTGCCTAACTGGGGAAACTGGCCTAATGTGGACCGCACTGGTGCGGCCAGGGAGGCCAAATTGCTAGATGCCTCTCATGGCGATAGAACAGACGATTAG
- the MRPS12 gene encoding mitochondrial 37S ribosomal protein uS12m (ancestral locus Anc_6.352): protein MLSALLGRRTMLAGFAGLRGWRKPLLAQFSTYSVAWATLNQIKRGVEAPKRKKVSVSPDLERCPIRKGVVLRVMVLKPKKPNSAQRKACRVRLTNGNVISAYIPGEGHNAQEHSIVYVRGGRCQDLPGVKYHLVRGAGDLGGVVNRVTSRSKYGVKKPSKDA, encoded by the coding sequence ATGTTGTCAGCGCTGCTGGGACGCAGAACGATGTTGGCCGGCTTCGCCGGCCTCCGGGGCTGGCGGAAGCCCCTGCTGGCGCAGTTTTCGACCTACAGCGTGGCCTGGGCCACGCTGAACCAGATCAAACGCGGTGTCGAGGCCCCTAAACGCAAGAAGGTATCCGTGTCGCCGGACTTGGAGCGGTGCCCGATCCGCAAGGGCGTGGTTCTGCGAGTCATGGTGCTCAAGCCCAAAAAGCCCAATTCAGCACAGCGGAAGGCCTGCAGAGTAAGGCTCACGAACGGGAACGTGATTTCCGCATACATCCCCGGGGAGGGCCACAATGCCCAGGAACACAGCATTGTCTACGTTCGGGGCGGCCGTTGCCAGGACCTGCCCGGTGTCAAGTACCACCTGGTGCGCGGCGCCGGCGATCTGGGCGGTGTCGTCAACAGAGTCACCTCCAGGTCCAAGTACGGCGTCAAAAAGCCCTCCAAAGACGCGTAA
- the RSM19 gene encoding mitochondrial 37S ribosomal protein uS19m (ancestral locus Anc_6.354): MFQTAALLSRSAWKGPHIVPLPIKEAMAKGTPIRTNARAATILPQFVGLKFQVHNGKEYVAFEVVEDMVGRKLGEFVPTRKRFSYTQTKNK; the protein is encoded by the coding sequence ATGTTCCAGACTGCTGCTTTACTTTCCCGTTCGGCTTGGAAGGGACCTCACATTGTACCACTACCGATCAAAGAGGCAATGGCTAAAGGAACGCCTATCAGAACGAACGCCAGAGCTGCAACGATACTTCCTCAGTTTGTAGGACTGAAGTTCCAAGTGCACAATGGTAAGGAGTACGTGGCGTTTGAAGTTGTAGAAGATATGGTTGGCAGAAAACTGGGCGAGTTTGTCCCCACGAGAAAGAGATTCAGTTATACTCAAACGAAGAACAAATGA